Within the Novosphingobium pentaromativorans US6-1 genome, the region TCTCGGGCGGAAACTGCGCAAGGTAGGTCGGGCTGCGCGTCACCGTCAGCGTAAAGTCGAGGCAGCCGAAGGCATTCCACGGGATCGACAGCAGCGCTGCCACCCAGAAGTACCACGGGGTCCCTACGCCGGTCGCTTTGTCCATCGCATCCCACCATTTTGCATTTCCTTGTGGGCGCAAGCCTATCGCGCGCGGCAGACCGGTGCAATTGCGGGCAACTCTCGCTAGATAGGCCCCATGGCCGACCTGTTTGCCGACGATATTCCCGCAACGCCTCCCGACGAACCGCGCGAGGACGCTCCGCTCGCCGACCGGCTGCGACCGCGCACGCTGGCCGACGTGGTCGGGCAGGAGCACCTGACCGGTCCGGAAGGCGCGATCGGGCGCATGGTCGCTGCCGGACGCCTGTCCTCGATGATCCTGTGGGGTCCGCCCGGCACCGGCAAGACGAGCACGGCGCGCCTGCTGGCCGATGCCGTGGGCATGCGCTTTGCCGCGGTCTCCGCCGTCTTTTCCGGGGTGGCAGACCTCAAGAAGGCCTTCGCAGAGGCCGAAGTGGCCGCAAGGGCCGGGCAACGCACGCTGCTATTCGTGGACGAGATCCACCGCTTCAACCGGGCCCAGCAGGATGGCTTCCTGCCCTTCGTCGAGCGCGGCACCGTCACCCTCGTCGGGGCGACGACCGAGAACCCCAGCTTCGCGCTCAACGCCGCCCTCCTGAGCCGGGCGCAAGTGCTGATCCTGCACCGCCTCGACGCCGAGGCGCTGGGTGCGCTGATCGACAAGGCCGAGGCGCTGGAAGGCCCCCTCCCCCTTGATGCCGCCGCGCGTGAGGCGCTGATCGCATCGGCCGACGGCGATGGCCGCTTCCTGCTCAATCAGGCCGAGACGCTCTATGCCGCCAAGATCGCGGAAAAACTCGACCCGGCCGGGCTCGGCCAGTTCCTGCAGCGGCGCGTGGCCGTCTATGACAAGGACCGCGACGGCCACTACAATCTGATCTCGGCGCTGCACAAAAGCCTTCGCGGATCCGATCCGCAGGCCGCGCTCTACTATCTCGCCCGGATGCTGACGGCGGGCGAGGAACCGCTCTACGTCCTGCGCCGCCTGGTGCGTTTCGCCTCGGAAGACGTCGGACTGGCCGATCCCCAGGCCCTCGTCCAGTGCCTTGCTGCCAAGGATGCCTACGAATTCCTCGGCTCGCCCGAAGGCGAACTGGCGATCGTACAGGCCTGCCTCTACCTCGCCACCGCCCCCAAATCGAATGCGGCCTACATGGCGTTCAAGTCCTCGTTCCGCAGCGCAAAGGAAACCGGTTCGCTCAGCCCGCCGGCCAACATCCTGAATGCGCCGACCAAGCTGATGAAGGACATCGGCTACGGCAAGGACTACGCCTACGACCACGACGCGCCCGACGGCTTTTCCGGCGACAATTACTGGCCCGAAGAGATGGCTCCGCAGACCTACTATGCGCCGGTAGAGCGCGGTTTCGAACGCGAGATCCTCAAGCGCATCGACTGGTGGAACCGCAAGCGCGCCGAACGGCGCGAGCAGTGAACGCCGCGGCGCATGGCGGGCCGCGCTTTCGCCACTTCATGGCGATCGACTGGTCCGGCGCTGTCGGCCCGCGCCAGAAAGGCATCGCGGTCGGCCTGTGCGACCTCAGCGGCGCAGCGCCGCAAATCGTGCGCCCGCGCGATCACGCCGTCTGGTCGCGGCAGGACGTGCTCGATCTTCTATTGCACGACCTGCCCGACGACACCCTGGTCGGGCTCGACCTCGGCATCTCGCTGCCTTTCGCCGACGCCGGGGCCTTCTTCCCCGGCTGGAACGAAAGCCCCGGGGATGCCCGCGCGCTCTGGGCGCTGATCGATGCGGTCTGCGCGGGCGATGCGGACCTATGCGCCACCAGTTTCGTCGACCACGCCAGGGCCAGCGCCTATTTTCGCCGTCACGGCGGGCGGGAGGGCGAACAATTCCACCTGCCCGGCGCGGCACATCGGCGCGGGCGGATGCGCGTGACCGAGGAGGCGCAGGCCCGCGCGGGCTGCAAGCCCTATTCGAACTTCAACCTCGTCGGCGCGGCGCAAGTCGGCAAGTCCAGCCTGACCGGGATGCGCATGCTCCATCGCCTTGGCGGCACAGTGCCGGTCTGGCCCATCGACCCGCTGCCGGCGCGCGGGTCCGTCATCGTCGAGATCTACACGACGCTGGCCGCCGTAGCGGCAGGCCGCTCGCCTTCCCGCGCCAAGATGACGACGTTCGAGGCCTTGGCTGACGCGCTCGCGGCGCTGGGTTCCCCGCCCGCCCGGGGCAGCGGCGCGATCGACGATCATACCAGCGACGCGCTGCTCACCGCCGCCTGGCTGCGCCGCGCCGCCTGCGACCCGGCACTCTGGCAACCGGCTGAACTGACGCCGGAATTGGCCTGCACCGAGGGCTGGACCTTCGGCGCGGCATAGACCACAACCTGTCCCATCGAGGGCGCCCCTCCCCCCGGTCCGGGCGTCGCTCCACCAAACCGATAGGGACACACTATCACATGAAACACAAACTGCTGGCAGGTCTGGCCTACCTTGCAATGGGAGCCTGTGCAACCGCCGCGCCCCCTCCCGAAGCGCCGATGGCGGCCGCACCTGCGGCCCA harbors:
- a CDS encoding replication-associated recombination protein A gives rise to the protein MADLFADDIPATPPDEPREDAPLADRLRPRTLADVVGQEHLTGPEGAIGRMVAAGRLSSMILWGPPGTGKTSTARLLADAVGMRFAAVSAVFSGVADLKKAFAEAEVAARAGQRTLLFVDEIHRFNRAQQDGFLPFVERGTVTLVGATTENPSFALNAALLSRAQVLILHRLDAEALGALIDKAEALEGPLPLDAAAREALIASADGDGRFLLNQAETLYAAKIAEKLDPAGLGQFLQRRVAVYDKDRDGHYNLISALHKSLRGSDPQAALYYLARMLTAGEEPLYVLRRLVRFASEDVGLADPQALVQCLAAKDAYEFLGSPEGELAIVQACLYLATAPKSNAAYMAFKSSFRSAKETGSLSPPANILNAPTKLMKDIGYGKDYAYDHDAPDGFSGDNYWPEEMAPQTYYAPVERGFEREILKRIDWWNRKRAERREQ